Proteins encoded in a region of the Rhodococcus sp. SBT000017 genome:
- a CDS encoding response regulator transcription factor, whose protein sequence is MRILVVDDDRAVRESLRRSLTFNGYTVDLAVDGLDALEQVAAARPDALVLDVMMPRLDGLEVCRRLRSVGDDLPILVLTARDSVSERVAGLDAGADDYLPKPFALEELLARLRALLRRTAMEAGIDSETMTFADLSLDPVTREVSRAERSISLTRTEFSLLEMLMTNPRRVLTRSRILEEVWGYDFPTSGNALEVYVGYLRRKTEAEGESRLIHTVRGVGYVLRETPP, encoded by the coding sequence ATGCGGATATTGGTGGTCGACGACGATCGAGCAGTGCGTGAGTCGCTGCGCAGGTCGCTGACGTTCAACGGGTACACCGTGGACCTGGCGGTCGACGGTCTCGATGCGCTCGAGCAGGTTGCGGCGGCGCGTCCCGACGCCCTGGTGCTCGACGTGATGATGCCTCGCCTCGACGGCCTCGAGGTGTGTCGTCGATTGCGCAGTGTCGGTGACGACCTGCCGATTCTGGTGTTGACGGCACGGGACTCGGTGTCCGAGCGCGTCGCCGGCCTCGACGCCGGTGCCGACGACTACCTGCCCAAGCCGTTCGCTCTCGAGGAACTGCTCGCCAGGCTGCGGGCACTGCTGCGTCGTACCGCGATGGAAGCGGGTATCGACTCGGAGACCATGACGTTCGCGGACCTGTCGTTGGACCCGGTCACCCGTGAGGTCTCGCGCGCCGAGCGCTCGATCAGCCTCACCCGGACCGAGTTCTCGTTGCTCGAGATGCTGATGACCAATCCGCGCCGAGTGCTCACCAGAAGTCGCATCCTCGAGGAAGTCTGGGGATACGACTTCCCGACATCGGGCAACGCGCTCGAGGTGTACGTCGGTTACCTGCGGCGCAAGACCGAGGCGGAGGGGGAGTCGCGGCTGATCCACACCGTTCGCGGTGTCGGGTACGTCCTGCGCGAGACGCCTCCGTGA